The Gimesia sp. genome segment AGTTCTGCTCACAGATAATGTTTCCTCAACGGGAAGCAGGCATGCATCGAGGCGGAGGTCTCCACCTCAGGCACCCTGATCAGCGAATCTGGTCAGGGTGCTTTTTTAATGCGCGGCTCAGAAGCGTTTATTTGGGAAAGAAGTCAGTCAGGTTGACGACGGTTTCCGTACGCGCCGAGTAGTCCAGCGCGTTGAGTACCCGCTGGGTGTTGATCCCCAGGTCGGGCCACTGCTGCTCCAGTCGTCCCGAACGGATAATGTCGCAGAAATGGTTGATCATGCACGTTTCCTGCAGGGGATTAGCCGTTTCGTGTCGGGTACGGTTTCCCTGCGAGTCTTTGACTTCATAGGCGGGTTTGGTGTTTTCCCAGGGGCGGGTGAAGTCATCACAGATCAGTGAGGCTTTTGTGCCGGCCAGTTCAAACCACTTCCGCATGTTGACATCAAAACCACAATCAAAGGATGCGATGCGATCTTTGCTGAACCACATGATTCCGGAGAAATTATAATCAACGTCATTATAAGGTCGTGCGGTGCCGAAGACTTTGGTGGGCAGTTCATTGAAAGCCCAGAGGGCGACTCCAATACAGTACCACCCCAGGTCACCTAAGGAACCGCCTCCCAGATCGCGCTGCAGGCGGAGATCTCCCTCGGGGACGGTATCCCAGTTGAAGGTAAAAGCGGAAGTGATCCTGCGGTGTTCGCCCAGCGCGTCGCTGCGAATCAGTTCGAGCATCTCATGCGCACGGGGATGGTGATACCACATCACGCCGTCCATCAGCTGAACTTCGTTTTCCAGACAGACGCGTCGCATTTCGCGCGCCTGGTTCACATTCAGCGCCAGGGGCTTTTCACATAATACGTGTTTGCCCGCGCGGGCGGCGCGAACGGTCCACTCGCCATGCAGTGCCGGAGGGAGCGGGATGTAGACGGCATCGATGTCGGGATCGTGGATCAATGCATCATAGCTGGCAACGCTGCGTTTGACGTGATGCTTTTCTGCCCAGTCGGCAGCGCGGGTGGCGTCGCGGCTGGCGATGCAGGTCAGTTCGGCATTCTCTGCCTGGTGAATAGCAATGCTGATCTTCTCGGCAATACGGGCTGTCCCCAGG includes the following:
- a CDS encoding Gfo/Idh/MocA family oxidoreductase — protein: MKDSNRTVRWGILGTARIAEKISIAIHQAENAELTCIASRDATRAADWAEKHHVKRSVASYDALIHDPDIDAVYIPLPPALHGEWTVRAARAGKHVLCEKPLALNVNQAREMRRVCLENEVQLMDGVMWYHHPRAHEMLELIRSDALGEHRRITSAFTFNWDTVPEGDLRLQRDLGGGSLGDLGWYCIGVALWAFNELPTKVFGTARPYNDVDYNFSGIMWFSKDRIASFDCGFDVNMRKWFELAGTKASLICDDFTRPWENTKPAYEVKDSQGNRTRHETANPLQETCMINHFCDIIRSGRLEQQWPDLGINTQRVLNALDYSARTETVVNLTDFFPK